In Brevibacillus brevis, a genomic segment contains:
- the sdhB gene encoding succinate dehydrogenase iron-sulfur subunit produces MTKPIRLKIKRQDEAGQAPYWEEFEVPYRKNMNVISALMEIQRNPVRTDGVRVRSVLWEYNCLEEVCGACSMRINGKVRQACSALIDRLEQPIVLEPMSTFPVEKDLIVHRQKMFDSLQKIKGWIAIDGTYPLGPGPRIAPDEQQEAYKYATCMTCGCCLEACPNVNDHSPYLGPQAMAQAKYFNSHPIGRMMAKERLETVVGSEGIASCGNSQNCVQVCPKDIPLTTALAELNRDANRYMLKKLLKG; encoded by the coding sequence ATGACGAAGCCCATTCGCCTGAAAATCAAGCGGCAGGACGAAGCAGGGCAAGCGCCCTACTGGGAGGAATTCGAGGTCCCGTACCGCAAAAACATGAATGTCATTTCGGCCCTCATGGAAATCCAGCGCAATCCGGTACGGACGGATGGAGTCCGCGTCCGCTCCGTGCTCTGGGAGTACAATTGCCTGGAGGAGGTGTGCGGGGCGTGCAGCATGCGCATCAACGGCAAGGTGCGGCAAGCGTGCTCTGCCCTGATCGACCGGCTGGAGCAGCCGATCGTGCTGGAGCCGATGAGCACGTTTCCGGTCGAGAAGGATTTGATCGTCCATCGTCAAAAAATGTTTGACAGCCTGCAAAAAATCAAAGGCTGGATCGCCATCGACGGCACCTATCCGCTGGGACCGGGGCCGCGGATCGCGCCGGATGAGCAGCAGGAGGCGTACAAATACGCGACGTGCATGACATGCGGCTGCTGTCTGGAGGCCTGTCCCAACGTGAACGACCACTCCCCGTATTTGGGGCCGCAGGCGATGGCGCAGGCGAAGTATTTCAACAGCCATCCCATCGGCAGGATGATGGCGAAGGAAAGGCTCGAGACGGTCGTGGGCAGCGAAGGCATCGCGAGCTGCGGCAACTCCCAAAACTGCGTCCAGGTGTGCCCGAAGGACATTCCGCTCACGACGGCGCTTGCGGAGCTGAATCGCGATGCCAACCGCTACATGCTGAAAAAGCTGTTGAAAGGGTGA
- a CDS encoding GntR family transcriptional regulator: MSKKFELRLESHELDTLHLKVCRVLREAILRGHFKPGERLVQEELASSLGVSRMPVREALRKLETEGLVIIEPHRGAIVKSLTVEDIQEIYGLRAQMEKMAVEMSVEHMAQEDIDELERLVVAMERSTDSSEYIERNIEFHRVLISCCPWRRLVAFIETLWNGFPQQTPQMLSDQTEKSKKEHREILQAVQQRDAAEAGRLVYGHIKRTGDNLVKALQES; the protein is encoded by the coding sequence ATGAGCAAAAAATTTGAATTGCGGCTGGAAAGCCATGAACTGGACACCCTGCATCTGAAAGTTTGCCGCGTGCTGAGGGAAGCGATTTTGCGAGGGCATTTCAAACCGGGGGAACGCCTGGTTCAGGAAGAACTGGCGAGTTCGCTGGGGGTCAGCCGCATGCCTGTACGGGAAGCGCTGCGCAAGCTGGAAACCGAGGGGCTGGTCATCATCGAGCCGCATCGTGGGGCCATCGTCAAGTCGCTGACCGTAGAGGATATCCAGGAAATATACGGACTTCGCGCCCAAATGGAGAAGATGGCGGTCGAAATGAGCGTCGAGCATATGGCCCAGGAGGATATCGATGAGCTGGAACGCCTGGTGGTCGCGATGGAGCGATCGACCGATTCCTCGGAGTACATCGAGCGGAACATCGAGTTTCACCGCGTCCTGATCAGCTGCTGTCCGTGGAGACGGCTGGTAGCGTTCATCGAGACGCTGTGGAACGGCTTTCCCCAGCAGACGCCGCAGATGCTCAGCGACCAGACTGAAAAGTCAAAAAAGGAGCATCGGGAAATCCTGCAGGCCGTGCAACAACGGGATGCGGCGGAAGCGGGCCG
- a CDS encoding Fe-S-containing hydro-lyase: MTVKSLTLPLDQEKISELRAGDKVCLTGWMYTARDAAHKRMAEALEIGEPLPVDLAGQTIYYVGPTPARPGQVIGSAGPTTSSRMDPYTPALLREGLKGMIGKGSRSAAVKEEIVRNRAVYFAAIGGAGALIARTIREAQMVAHHDLGTEAIYRLYVERFPVIVVNDTVGGDLYEQSLRSGHE; encoded by the coding sequence ATGACTGTCAAATCACTCACACTGCCGCTCGATCAGGAGAAAATCAGCGAGCTGCGCGCCGGGGACAAGGTCTGTCTGACGGGCTGGATGTACACGGCTCGGGATGCCGCCCACAAGCGGATGGCAGAGGCTCTCGAGATCGGCGAGCCGCTGCCTGTGGACCTCGCCGGACAAACGATTTACTACGTCGGTCCGACCCCTGCGCGGCCGGGGCAAGTCATCGGTTCGGCCGGCCCGACCACCAGCAGCCGCATGGACCCGTACACCCCCGCCCTGCTCAGGGAAGGCTTGAAGGGGATGATCGGCAAAGGAAGCCGAAGCGCGGCAGTCAAAGAGGAGATCGTTCGGAATAGGGCCGTCTACTTTGCGGCGATCGGCGGAGCAGGGGCTTTGATCGCCAGAACCATTCGGGAGGCGCAGATGGTCGCCCATCACGACCTCGGTACGGAAGCGATCTATCGTCTGTACGTCGAGCGCTTTCCCGTCATCGTCGTCAACGATACCGTCGGAGGGGATCTGTACGAACAATCGCTTCGATCGGGCCACGAATGA
- a CDS encoding fumarate hydratase translates to MREVTYEQIAEAVSRLCIEANVELGPDVVSALREAKSREKSTVADEVLSQLLQNAEIAASERVPMCQDTGMAVFLVELGQDCHIVGGSLYDAINEGIRKGYGEGYLRASIVGDPIHRKNTGDNTPGIVHVELVEGDACTIHMTAKGFGSENMSRLQMMKPSDGLEAVKAFVVETVRLAGPNACPPVVVGVGLGGNFELSAYLAKRALFRPIGERSKSPDAAELELALLEEINRIGLGPQGMGGRTTALDVHVEMYATHIAGLPVAVNINCHASRHKHVTL, encoded by the coding sequence ATGCGGGAAGTGACCTATGAGCAAATCGCCGAAGCCGTCAGCCGGCTCTGCATCGAAGCGAATGTGGAGCTGGGACCGGACGTCGTCAGCGCTTTGCGGGAAGCCAAAAGTCGGGAAAAGTCAACGGTGGCGGACGAGGTGCTCTCGCAGCTGCTGCAAAACGCCGAAATCGCCGCCAGCGAACGGGTGCCGATGTGTCAGGATACCGGGATGGCCGTCTTTCTCGTCGAGCTCGGACAGGATTGCCACATCGTAGGGGGCAGCCTGTACGACGCGATCAACGAAGGCATTCGCAAAGGCTACGGCGAGGGCTATTTGCGCGCCTCCATCGTCGGCGACCCGATCCATCGAAAAAACACGGGCGACAATACGCCGGGAATTGTGCATGTGGAGCTGGTAGAGGGAGATGCCTGCACGATTCACATGACGGCGAAAGGCTTCGGCAGCGAAAACATGAGCCGGCTGCAAATGATGAAGCCCTCTGATGGGCTCGAGGCGGTCAAGGCGTTCGTCGTCGAGACGGTGCGCCTGGCCGGCCCCAATGCCTGCCCGCCTGTGGTAGTAGGGGTAGGCCTTGGGGGCAACTTCGAGCTGTCCGCCTATTTGGCGAAGCGGGCCCTGTTCCGCCCGATCGGGGAGCGCAGCAAGAGCCCGGATGCGGCGGAGCTGGAGCTGGCGCTGCTGGAAGAAATCAACCGCATCGGCCTGGGACCGCAAGGCATGGGGGGACGAACGACGGCGCTGGACGTGCACGTGGAGATGTACGCGACGCACATTGCGGGTCTGCCCGTGGCCGTGAACATCAACTGTCACGCCAGCCGCCACAAGCATGTCACACTGTAG